In the genome of Cryptomeria japonica chromosome 8, Sugi_1.0, whole genome shotgun sequence, one region contains:
- the LOC131037927 gene encoding protein TOPLESS-like isoform X1, translating into MAINLSSELLSLILQFLDEERLSETAHKLEQESGCYFNMAYFESQVLAGEWDKVEGYLSGFTRVRDNVQSAQTFFEIRKQKYLEALVMKDYVNAVEILRKDLKMFENLSSVIYKELTQLITLGNIRKNEKFYKCGDTTSTRKSMFLTLRRLINDNPKIFNKLKLPHIETSRLRILINQSLNWQHQICKKPTCNLDIRSLFLDHICVPLGGSQSHTNNSIVGVIPQEPFSHGVDLSSSGMLSLTTGWMENSEHSMSHPLVPVGTGNAGFLKRTRTPTANSTGTDYQFVSPVPVAKRSRIGPSDLNNSDSNRPTDVKQSVLDEDANKIKKVNLSGMSHSIHCRSLKLPDRTSKEKIVQLLYTNSGSNVLALDSNASHKRWIWTCNEENPTGKVTTTIPTGFDSATHDSCYKDPEKQISCMVLSNNDKYILSTFGGEVSLLRLKKFKPISILLPPSPPATSFALHPEDNNIVAFGLENSKILISNVKSQSAETLQGHHQKKITSLAFSLSLGLLISAGADGLLCGWSLDGYVIRREQIVYPHGERLSSPLGINKIQFHKNQVHLLVVQENQIAIYDSSTLEQDCYWEPHDSMAAPISSALYSCDSQLVYACFCDGAIGVFDADILRPLFRVPPSAYLPSDMSSDNIYPLAIATHPHECNQFAIGLTDGEAYLIDLIIESQGKEAMDSLENGVAGSDPSTSNHGSELPS; encoded by the exons ATGGCCATCAACTTGAGCAGCGAATTGCTGTCCCTTATTTTGCAGTTTCTCGATGAGGAGAGGCTCAGTGAAACGGCACACAA GTTGGAACAAGAATCTGGGTGCTACTTTAACATGGCGTATTTTGAATCCCAAGTTCTGGCTGGAGAATGGGATAAAGTTGAGGGTTATCTTTCCGGTTTTACAAGAGTTCGAGATAATGTCCAGTCTGCGCAAACTTTCTTTGAGATCAGGAAACAGAAATATTTAGAAGCATTGGTCAT GAAAGATTATGTAAACGCTGTGGAAATACTTAGGAAGGATCTCAAAATGTTTGAAAATCTTAGTAGTGTCATTTACAAAGAGCTCACACAGTTAATAACTTTGGGAAACATCAG GAAAAATGAGAAGTTTTATAAATGTGGAGATACAACATCCACACGGAAATCAATGTTTCTAACGCTGAGAAGGCTTATAAATGACAATCCTAAAATATTCAATAAGCTGAAACTTCCACATATTGAAACTTCTAGGTTAAGAATCCTCATAAATCAAAG TTTGAATTGGCAGCATCAAATTTGCAAAAAACCAACTTGTAATCTTGATATCAGAAGTCTGTTTCTTGATCACATATGTGTACCTCTTGGTGGATCTCAAAGCCACACAAATAATTCTATTGTTGGAGTAATTCCACAAGAG CCATTTTCACATGGAGTTGATCTCTCTAGTAGTGGTATGTTGTCTCTTACAACAGGATGGATGGAGAATTCTGAGCATTCCATGTCTCATCCTCTTGTGCCTGTAGGCACAGGGAATGCAG GTTTTCTAAAACGAACTAGAACACCCACTGCAAATAGTACTGGAACTGATTATCAATTTGTGAGTCCTGTACCTGTTGCTAAGCGCTCCCGTATTGGTCCATCTGATTTG AATAATTCTGATAGCAACCGACCAACAGATGTAAAACAAAGTGTTCTAGATGAGGATGCAAACAAGATTAAAAAAGTAAACCTTTCAGGGATGTCACATTCAATCCATTGTAGGTCTCTCAAATTACCAGATCGAACGTCAAAGGAAAAG ATTGTTCAACTACTCTATACAAATTCTGGTTCTAATGTCTTAGCTTTAGACTCCAATGCTTCTCACAAGCGATGGATATGGACATGTAATGAGGAGAATCCAACTGGAAAG GTGACAACTACTATTCCAACTGGATTCGACTCAGCTACACATGATTCATGTTACAAAGATCCAGAAAAACAGATCTCATGCATGGTTTTGTCAAACAATGACAAATACATATTATCCACTTTTGGTGGAGAGGTGTCCTTACTCAGATTGAAAAAGTTTAAG CCCATATCGATATTGTTGCCCCCTTCCCCACCAGCAACATCCTTTGCTCTCCATCCAGAGGATAATAATATTGTTGCTTTTGGATTGGAGAACTCGAAAATTCTTATAAGCAATGTGAAATCTCAATCGGCTGAG ACGTTGCAAGGGCACCATCAAAAGAAAATCACCAGCCTGGCATTTTCGCTATCTTTAGGTCTGCTGATATCAGCTGGAGCTGATGGTCTG CTCTGTGGCTGGAGCCTAGATGGATATGTAATACGGCGAGAACAAATTGTATATCCACATGGAGAAAGATTATCATCACCACTTGGAATTAACAAAATACAGTTTCACAAAAATCAGGTTCACTTGCTAGTCGTGCAGGAGAACCAAATTGCAATTTATGATTCTTCTACACTTGAACAAGATTGCTAC TGGGAACCTCATGACTCAATGGCTGCACCGATTTCAAGTGCCCTATATTCGTGTGATAGCCAACTAGTCTATGCGTGTTTCTGTGATGGTGCAATTGGTGTTTTTGATGCAGATATCCTAAGGCCACTTTTCCGTGTCCCTCCTTCTGCATATTTGCCATCAGACATGAGCAG TGACAATATCTATCCTCTTGCAATTGCAACACACCCACATGAATGCAACCAATTCGCTATTGGTTTGACTGACGGGGAAGCGTATTTGATTGACCTTATTATAGAATCACAGGGGAAGGAGGCCATGGACTCACTGGAGAATGGAGTGGCTGGTTCAGATCCCTCGACGAGCAACCATGGTTCAGAATTACCAAGCTAG
- the LOC131037927 gene encoding protein TOPLESS-like isoform X3, with protein MAINLSSELLSLILQFLDEERLSETAHKLEQESGCYFNMAYFESQVLAGEWDKVEGYLSGFTRVRDNVQSAQTFFEIRKQKYLEALVILNWQHQICKKPTCNLDIRSLFLDHICVPLGGSQSHTNNSIVGVIPQEPFSHGVDLSSSGMLSLTTGWMENSEHSMSHPLVPVGTGNAGFLKRTRTPTANSTGTDYQFVSPVPVAKRSRIGPSDLNNSDSNRPTDVKQSVLDEDANKIKKVNLSGMSHSIHCRSLKLPDRTSKEKIVQLLYTNSGSNVLALDSNASHKRWIWTCNEENPTGKVTTTIPTGFDSATHDSCYKDPEKQISCMVLSNNDKYILSTFGGEVSLLRLKKFKPISILLPPSPPATSFALHPEDNNIVAFGLENSKILISNVKSQSAETLQGHHQKKITSLAFSLSLGLLISAGADGLLCGWSLDGYVIRREQIVYPHGERLSSPLGINKIQFHKNQVHLLVVQENQIAIYDSSTLEQDCYWEPHDSMAAPISSALYSCDSQLVYACFCDGAIGVFDADILRPLFRVPPSAYLPSDMSSDNIYPLAIATHPHECNQFAIGLTDGEAYLIDLIIESQGKEAMDSLENGVAGSDPSTSNHGSELPS; from the exons ATGGCCATCAACTTGAGCAGCGAATTGCTGTCCCTTATTTTGCAGTTTCTCGATGAGGAGAGGCTCAGTGAAACGGCACACAA GTTGGAACAAGAATCTGGGTGCTACTTTAACATGGCGTATTTTGAATCCCAAGTTCTGGCTGGAGAATGGGATAAAGTTGAGGGTTATCTTTCCGGTTTTACAAGAGTTCGAGATAATGTCCAGTCTGCGCAAACTTTCTTTGAGATCAGGAAACAGAAATATTTAGAAGCATTGGTCAT TTTGAATTGGCAGCATCAAATTTGCAAAAAACCAACTTGTAATCTTGATATCAGAAGTCTGTTTCTTGATCACATATGTGTACCTCTTGGTGGATCTCAAAGCCACACAAATAATTCTATTGTTGGAGTAATTCCACAAGAG CCATTTTCACATGGAGTTGATCTCTCTAGTAGTGGTATGTTGTCTCTTACAACAGGATGGATGGAGAATTCTGAGCATTCCATGTCTCATCCTCTTGTGCCTGTAGGCACAGGGAATGCAG GTTTTCTAAAACGAACTAGAACACCCACTGCAAATAGTACTGGAACTGATTATCAATTTGTGAGTCCTGTACCTGTTGCTAAGCGCTCCCGTATTGGTCCATCTGATTTG AATAATTCTGATAGCAACCGACCAACAGATGTAAAACAAAGTGTTCTAGATGAGGATGCAAACAAGATTAAAAAAGTAAACCTTTCAGGGATGTCACATTCAATCCATTGTAGGTCTCTCAAATTACCAGATCGAACGTCAAAGGAAAAG ATTGTTCAACTACTCTATACAAATTCTGGTTCTAATGTCTTAGCTTTAGACTCCAATGCTTCTCACAAGCGATGGATATGGACATGTAATGAGGAGAATCCAACTGGAAAG GTGACAACTACTATTCCAACTGGATTCGACTCAGCTACACATGATTCATGTTACAAAGATCCAGAAAAACAGATCTCATGCATGGTTTTGTCAAACAATGACAAATACATATTATCCACTTTTGGTGGAGAGGTGTCCTTACTCAGATTGAAAAAGTTTAAG CCCATATCGATATTGTTGCCCCCTTCCCCACCAGCAACATCCTTTGCTCTCCATCCAGAGGATAATAATATTGTTGCTTTTGGATTGGAGAACTCGAAAATTCTTATAAGCAATGTGAAATCTCAATCGGCTGAG ACGTTGCAAGGGCACCATCAAAAGAAAATCACCAGCCTGGCATTTTCGCTATCTTTAGGTCTGCTGATATCAGCTGGAGCTGATGGTCTG CTCTGTGGCTGGAGCCTAGATGGATATGTAATACGGCGAGAACAAATTGTATATCCACATGGAGAAAGATTATCATCACCACTTGGAATTAACAAAATACAGTTTCACAAAAATCAGGTTCACTTGCTAGTCGTGCAGGAGAACCAAATTGCAATTTATGATTCTTCTACACTTGAACAAGATTGCTAC TGGGAACCTCATGACTCAATGGCTGCACCGATTTCAAGTGCCCTATATTCGTGTGATAGCCAACTAGTCTATGCGTGTTTCTGTGATGGTGCAATTGGTGTTTTTGATGCAGATATCCTAAGGCCACTTTTCCGTGTCCCTCCTTCTGCATATTTGCCATCAGACATGAGCAG TGACAATATCTATCCTCTTGCAATTGCAACACACCCACATGAATGCAACCAATTCGCTATTGGTTTGACTGACGGGGAAGCGTATTTGATTGACCTTATTATAGAATCACAGGGGAAGGAGGCCATGGACTCACTGGAGAATGGAGTGGCTGGTTCAGATCCCTCGACGAGCAACCATGGTTCAGAATTACCAAGCTAG
- the LOC131037927 gene encoding protein TOPLESS-like isoform X2: MAINLSSELLSLILQFLDEERLSETAHKLEQESGCYFNMAYFESQVLAGEWDKVEGYLSGFTRVRDNVQSAQTFFEIRKQKYLEALVMKDYVNAVEILRKDLKMFENLSSVIYKELTQLITLGNISLNWQHQICKKPTCNLDIRSLFLDHICVPLGGSQSHTNNSIVGVIPQEPFSHGVDLSSSGMLSLTTGWMENSEHSMSHPLVPVGTGNAGFLKRTRTPTANSTGTDYQFVSPVPVAKRSRIGPSDLNNSDSNRPTDVKQSVLDEDANKIKKVNLSGMSHSIHCRSLKLPDRTSKEKIVQLLYTNSGSNVLALDSNASHKRWIWTCNEENPTGKVTTTIPTGFDSATHDSCYKDPEKQISCMVLSNNDKYILSTFGGEVSLLRLKKFKPISILLPPSPPATSFALHPEDNNIVAFGLENSKILISNVKSQSAETLQGHHQKKITSLAFSLSLGLLISAGADGLLCGWSLDGYVIRREQIVYPHGERLSSPLGINKIQFHKNQVHLLVVQENQIAIYDSSTLEQDCYWEPHDSMAAPISSALYSCDSQLVYACFCDGAIGVFDADILRPLFRVPPSAYLPSDMSSDNIYPLAIATHPHECNQFAIGLTDGEAYLIDLIIESQGKEAMDSLENGVAGSDPSTSNHGSELPS; the protein is encoded by the exons ATGGCCATCAACTTGAGCAGCGAATTGCTGTCCCTTATTTTGCAGTTTCTCGATGAGGAGAGGCTCAGTGAAACGGCACACAA GTTGGAACAAGAATCTGGGTGCTACTTTAACATGGCGTATTTTGAATCCCAAGTTCTGGCTGGAGAATGGGATAAAGTTGAGGGTTATCTTTCCGGTTTTACAAGAGTTCGAGATAATGTCCAGTCTGCGCAAACTTTCTTTGAGATCAGGAAACAGAAATATTTAGAAGCATTGGTCAT GAAAGATTATGTAAACGCTGTGGAAATACTTAGGAAGGATCTCAAAATGTTTGAAAATCTTAGTAGTGTCATTTACAAAGAGCTCACACAGTTAATAACTTTGGGAAACATCAG TTTGAATTGGCAGCATCAAATTTGCAAAAAACCAACTTGTAATCTTGATATCAGAAGTCTGTTTCTTGATCACATATGTGTACCTCTTGGTGGATCTCAAAGCCACACAAATAATTCTATTGTTGGAGTAATTCCACAAGAG CCATTTTCACATGGAGTTGATCTCTCTAGTAGTGGTATGTTGTCTCTTACAACAGGATGGATGGAGAATTCTGAGCATTCCATGTCTCATCCTCTTGTGCCTGTAGGCACAGGGAATGCAG GTTTTCTAAAACGAACTAGAACACCCACTGCAAATAGTACTGGAACTGATTATCAATTTGTGAGTCCTGTACCTGTTGCTAAGCGCTCCCGTATTGGTCCATCTGATTTG AATAATTCTGATAGCAACCGACCAACAGATGTAAAACAAAGTGTTCTAGATGAGGATGCAAACAAGATTAAAAAAGTAAACCTTTCAGGGATGTCACATTCAATCCATTGTAGGTCTCTCAAATTACCAGATCGAACGTCAAAGGAAAAG ATTGTTCAACTACTCTATACAAATTCTGGTTCTAATGTCTTAGCTTTAGACTCCAATGCTTCTCACAAGCGATGGATATGGACATGTAATGAGGAGAATCCAACTGGAAAG GTGACAACTACTATTCCAACTGGATTCGACTCAGCTACACATGATTCATGTTACAAAGATCCAGAAAAACAGATCTCATGCATGGTTTTGTCAAACAATGACAAATACATATTATCCACTTTTGGTGGAGAGGTGTCCTTACTCAGATTGAAAAAGTTTAAG CCCATATCGATATTGTTGCCCCCTTCCCCACCAGCAACATCCTTTGCTCTCCATCCAGAGGATAATAATATTGTTGCTTTTGGATTGGAGAACTCGAAAATTCTTATAAGCAATGTGAAATCTCAATCGGCTGAG ACGTTGCAAGGGCACCATCAAAAGAAAATCACCAGCCTGGCATTTTCGCTATCTTTAGGTCTGCTGATATCAGCTGGAGCTGATGGTCTG CTCTGTGGCTGGAGCCTAGATGGATATGTAATACGGCGAGAACAAATTGTATATCCACATGGAGAAAGATTATCATCACCACTTGGAATTAACAAAATACAGTTTCACAAAAATCAGGTTCACTTGCTAGTCGTGCAGGAGAACCAAATTGCAATTTATGATTCTTCTACACTTGAACAAGATTGCTAC TGGGAACCTCATGACTCAATGGCTGCACCGATTTCAAGTGCCCTATATTCGTGTGATAGCCAACTAGTCTATGCGTGTTTCTGTGATGGTGCAATTGGTGTTTTTGATGCAGATATCCTAAGGCCACTTTTCCGTGTCCCTCCTTCTGCATATTTGCCATCAGACATGAGCAG TGACAATATCTATCCTCTTGCAATTGCAACACACCCACATGAATGCAACCAATTCGCTATTGGTTTGACTGACGGGGAAGCGTATTTGATTGACCTTATTATAGAATCACAGGGGAAGGAGGCCATGGACTCACTGGAGAATGGAGTGGCTGGTTCAGATCCCTCGACGAGCAACCATGGTTCAGAATTACCAAGCTAG